Below is a window of Sciurus carolinensis chromosome 6, mSciCar1.2, whole genome shotgun sequence DNA.
AGTCTTAAGACCATGACTGAAGAAATGATCAGAGACTTGATCTCACTGGTCATGTGGGTGAGATGCTAGCTAGACTGTTTCAGCATCCTCTGTTTCCCTATTCTTGTGACTACGTTCTGGCCAACCATGTCTGGTCCTCTAGACTTGGACCCCAGTGAGGGTCCTATTGATCTTTGGACCATTCGAGGGATTTTTTGGAATAATGTAGAGATATTCagtttaatatttcctttaatttgtATAGTTAAGATGTGTAAGAGTCTGCATTGACCCAACAGTTTAAAAACAACTGTTGATTAGGTTGGCATCATCTAACCACTAGACCGTCTTCCTATTGTCAACTGAGTTAAAGGAGAGgatggaaacaaaataatttgatataGTTCAACTACTTGACAGAAAACGCAAATATACAGCACCCTTTCCAAATGCATAGTTTTAATTGTAATCTCAATATAAGTGCCAACTGGCTACATCACCTGTTGAAATTGGCTAggttattcaaaaataaaaggctaagagatatttatttcacttacataaacatttctttcctcaataaatggttgatttaattaattattctattatgattttattttgttgcagtGGACCAGGTTTTTATATGTAGATAAAAACTGTATTTAGAGGAAATGCATAGTTTGGTCATAAGTAACAATTAAATGAGTTGAAGCATTTGGGTAAATGGTATTCCAGAATTCCAGAGTGCTTATTCCTATTACTAGTATGATTGTCATAATTCCTGTCAATATGCTTCAATGTCTGATTTTATATGGTGGGGttacttttgttaaaatatttttaaaaactgatacctttttaaaataaatactttagaaagataataagaaaagtatcaaagttttaaaaatcacttcaaatCTCTATCACCTAGAAATGATCATTATCAAGATGTGATGATGGTGAGTTTTTCATAATCTTTCTATGGTAAAAAAAATAGCTAATGTGATCTTATGTAAATAGTATACTGCAAAGCtactttcttaattaaaatatttttacatattagaaCCATTTGGCAGAATTATGAGGTGTCTGAGATCTTTTTATAAAGTGACAATGCTCAGTATTTTTGAATGCACACCATTCTAAAATAATTTGGCATAACATGCTCAAGTCTTAAGAGCATTcataatttttagataaaatcaaagtaaataaatgtttagTCACATAAAATAACCAGAGATGCAACTCAATAATTATTATAAGGATATTTAGTGCTATTATTAATAATGGTAAGAAATTGGTGAAATTATATGATATATACCCAAACtaaaagacagtaaaataaattACCTTATTCAGACCATGTAGCATCATGTAATCTTGACATACAATATTGAGTAAGAATCGCTAAATGACACGGAGTTTTTATACACTATTAAGTGAAAAATACAGGTTACAgaggcacatacacacaaatatttttgtatacatatgtgtgcctatacataaatatttatatacacatactgGTATGGTACAAACTAAAGtgctaattataatttttatttttaatttaaatgtttatatttctttcaaattGAGGAAgtgttattttaagttttttttttctatatttgaggAAGTCCAGGATTGACTGAAACCATAGATTCTAAATCTATTTTGAATATGTTGGTTTATAGACCAATTGTCAAGTAGAACAATTTTAATCAAAACATAGCAGGATTTCAGGgcagtttacatttttctttgtatgatGTAAGACAAATCAAAATTTATTccttaacttttaaatttctttttttttcttttttaataaagagTTTTGGAGAGGtcctagggactgaattagaataagatatatttcatgctcttataattatgtcaaaatggattccacTGTCAAGTATAGTTAAAAAGcatcaattaaataatttttaaaagggttttgtattgttttatgtAAACTGTCTTCATATACTAATGCATAAATGAAAAACTTCTCTGCCCAAAACATCACAGTAGAACAAGTTTTGCTAATGTATCACAAAGTTAAAACATATATACCTTTCTGAATTCTAAACAACTAATTTTAGACACTAGCTTCTGAATCTATTAATTTGCGGATTTGGCACGGACAGGAACTATTCAGGTGCCTTTCAATTTGttcctgagtttttttttctttaaacttccaGGCAGTAATTAATCTTAATGTTCTCAAATTGGATAAAACTGAATATTTAGAGTTTATAAATTATCTATGCTATATGACTACCAAGAACTGAGTTATGACTTACACATATCAAACCCCTCAGACTATCGAGGGCCATGAAAAGAATTCTTAGAACCAAATAAGGGACTGGTTCTTGCAAGAATCAAATATGTCAGTAATATTTGACACAAATATTacttaaaaacacaaatacattatttttcttatacgCAATACAAATTTCCTTCTGTCTTATAGATCTTTCTGGTAATGTTTTTCACTGCCTTGACTGTCTTTAACAATTATATAGCTGTCAATTTCTGCTTGATACTAATGGCAATTCCTTAGTTCAATAGTAATGAGAAACTAAGGCAATAAGCTTAAAAGGCTCTAAACTAGTTTAAATGTGGTAAGTTATGGTTGTAATAGAATTCCactgtatttcttttctactttcatgCTTCTCCAAAATCATATAGTTCCTGTGACATTTTTGTCCTGCACAGACTCAAATTTTGGGTCTTTCACTTTCAGATGGCTAGGGCACCATGAAGCATGATTTATTAGGTAGCAAAGATGTTTTCAGGAGTTTTAAAAGGGAACATTAGTCAGAGCTAAAAAATGTCCTAACAGTCTCTTTTCTTTAAGTCTACACCATATGCAGTTAGTttgtaaagaaaaacacaataacTATCCTCTTGCCTCTAACAATGGAAAATGAAAGGTTGATCTTTCAAAGAGGTGCTCCGCAAAGTCATCCTCTGAGAGTGACACACTTGGTGCTTCGGTGGCATTTAATGCTCAATATCTAATGTGTTACTCTTAGAACTTTTGCATTATTCTCCACACATACGTTTGGATAGATAAATTATTCTGATCCTAAAATAAGAGAATTCACCAGCAATATTTAAAGCTGTTCCTTTCTATGACTATAGTTTCTCAATTATGTATATGGGGAAAAGTGATTAGTCTAAATTGAGTCAAGGGCTCGTAAGTCAGGTTAGGCTAAACTCTGTCAAGGGTTAGACAACTCTGGGGTGAACTTACTAAGGTTCTTATAAGGAAATCTTTCAATTACATACTTGAACATTAAAGTGTTATGACTGACCCATTCAGCAGAAATACCATAGACTTCCTTTGAGCATAAAGTCTAGGGACTGTGGATGTCAAGGAGGCACATGCACAATTTGACTCCAACTCTTAAAAATGCAATCTAGTGAAgggtttaaaaatcattttgccaGACATTGCTCTTCCAGAGAGTACAGGGAAGATAAGGGAAAGCACTAGGAAACAAATAATGTATAGCTGTGTGCATCTGCGGGGAGAAAACAACCTTTCACAAGGCAATGACTGTCCCAACTAAGGACAAACAAGAATTTTAGCAATCCAGTGCTTACCTTTAaactaaagaaaggaagaacCCTGAAAATAATAAGAACCTCTCAGAAGAAATCTTCATTACATTTTATATGCATCTGTCTCTTCTTACCCATCCCAGTGTCTGGACCAAAGATGCACTTCTTAGAAAAGTCAGGtttataatgaaaacaatgtTCTGGCCCTACCTTTTTCTAGTCGATTTCTGCAAGCATCTGACCCAATTTACCCAAATCTCATCACTCCATAATCTGCAACAGGTGTCAGCTTCATAGCTATTTGCTGAACTTTAGCATTGATCTCTTTAGCACTGATTTTCCTGTATGATTTTTGTTCTGTGACAAGGAAGCACAATATGAATAGATGAGACTGAGGTCCTTCCCAGGAAAATGAAGTTGAAGAATGATGGGGAGTATACATCACAAAATTCCTCCTGCAAAATTCGTCAAGCACACATGGTATACATATTCTCCTGGGGTATAAACAATTTACATCAATTAATTAATATCAGCAACATAACCCAAAACAAAGGTAGATCAAATTCTAATGCAAcaattttaaattagtgcatCACTGGGTTAATAAATCAATCAACTAAGAGACAATACTTTAAATGCCATATAATTGAAAACTCCATGTAGGCATGCCCCCctcatagttatttttaaaataatggtcaTAGCCGGAAAAAAGAGCAAGCACCAAGCTCACTAATGCAGGATACTGGATGTCTTCGATCAAGCACTACAGTTCACACATAAAACACTGCACATGTTCCTTTCAAACTAATGaatctttcttcttctggaaTGGGGATTTTAGCCTCTTCCATATGCCACTTTTGGGTTtagattttttctttatggtctgcactgcctccttttctttccttcgtATCTCCTGTACAAGTGTATGGAAAGCATTATCAATATAGCAGCGGTAAGCAGCAGAGGTCTCAAAAAATGGACAGCTGAATTCCTGGGCCAGAGCCAATCCTTCTTCCTTGGTGACCTGTCTTAGCTGTTTTAGGTCAGACTTGTTTCCGACAAGAACCACAGGTGTATCGTTAGTATGTCCAACTTCCTCGATAAGCTGTTTAAACTCCCGAACTGCATCGAAACTTTGGCGATCTGTGATAGAATAACAGATGATAAATCCTTCTCCCGCACTCAGATAGCGATTCCGCAGGGCTGTAAACTCTGCCTGTCCAGTCGTATCCACAATGTCCAGATTGGCAGGTTCGTCATCCACACGGACCCGTATTTTATAACCATCCTCAATGGTGGGGTCATGATCTTCTGGGAATTGGCGGCTGACGAACTGCATGGTCATGGCACTCTTCCCCACACCCCCAGCACCCAGCATCACTAATTTGTACTCTCGTGCGAGCCCTGCAGGGTTGCTAGAGGGTTGTGAATATCTAACTGGGCGAGTTCCAGAAGCCATTGTCCTCTTGGGGAATCCTGGGTGACCCCACGGAAAACCACCCTGCAGGGCGGGAGGGCGGTGCGTTGGTCCGTTGCTCTGTTCACCCACTCGGTGCTCCTTGGCTCGCGGGTGGCTCCAGCGCTGACCTGTGACCCCTCCCGTGGCTGGGTGGGACCGCGCCACAATACAATAGGGTGGGTATCTGGATAAAAAATACTGTAAGGGCGAAAATAAAGTTCACACGAGGCTCTTTACCTTGAAATAGCATCTTCACCACTGTGGTGACTGCCTTTCAGGCATCTccgtgtgtgcacatatatacatgcatgcatcTGTCATTGCTCATAGATGGAATCATATCATATGCCCAGATTTTATAAACAGAGTCTTGCCCCTCTATTCCTACCCCCAACTGCTACACCATCAACACACTATGTCCCACAATTGTCGTTTCAACAATCTTGGCTATCCTGTTTTTTCTGcgcttatttattgattttctattgGAGAGTTTAATCAAGCAGCAATGCAATACCACAGAGATTGACTTGTGAATATCTtaccaaaaattttttctttcacttttcttctttttcatgattATCTTAGCAATTATTGAGCATTTCCTCCATATGAATGATGAGATTTATCTAAAAGACTTCCTGATAagattgtacttttgaatttatttgttaaagtAGATTACCTTTTAATTTACCCACCACCTTGGAGTCATAGCAATTTCTTcaggattatttttaattgaatactCTTGAAAAGTTTTGTGAGAACTGACTAACCTAAAATTAGAAGGGAATTCTTGTTATAGTCAGTTCATAAAGTCTCATCTCTTCAAAttgcaattcatttattttaacctAAATTTTGGGCAATATAATTTCTATGGTCCCTTTTAC
It encodes the following:
- the LOC124987556 gene encoding GTP-binding protein Rit1-like, with product MASGTRPVRYSQPSSNPAGLAREYKLVMLGAGGVGKSAMTMQFVSRQFPEDHDPTIEDGYKIRVRVDDEPANLDIVDTTGQAEFTALRNRYLSAGEGFIICYSITDRQSFDAVREFKQLIEEVGHTNDTPVVLVGNKSDLKQLRQVTKEEGLALAQEFSCPFFETSAAYRCYIDNAFHTLVQEIRRKEKEAVQTIKKKSKPKSGIWKRLKSPFQKKKDSLV